A genomic window from Pseudanabaena yagii GIHE-NHR1 includes:
- a CDS encoding VOC family protein: MWLKAIDHIQVTSTPELEADMLFFYGQALGLSEIPKPASLQAVGAWYQLGNTQVHIATEPEIHNATTRRHIAFQVEDLEAFRQHLQKLNVEIIPDLQPLVNCDRFYLRDPAGNRIEILAYH, translated from the coding sequence ATGTGGCTTAAAGCGATCGACCATATCCAAGTTACTTCCACCCCTGAATTAGAAGCGGACATGCTCTTTTTCTATGGTCAGGCGCTAGGATTATCGGAAATCCCAAAACCTGCATCACTACAAGCTGTAGGTGCATGGTATCAACTGGGGAATACTCAAGTTCATATTGCGACGGAACCAGAAATCCATAACGCTACAACGAGAAGACATATCGCTTTTCAAGTCGAGGATTTGGAAGCTTTTCGTCAGCATTTACAAAAGCTGAACGTTGAGATTATTCCCGATCTCCAACCATTAGTAAATTGCGATCGCTTTTATCTACGTGACCCTGCTGGCAATCGGATCGAGATTCTTGCATACCATTAA
- a CDS encoding MFS transporter, whose translation MSSHPQSPNQKSSQTSPEINHLSDRPDPFAALRIRDFRLFAIGRILIFTSFQMQTVALGWEIYDRTGSALALGGVGLAQVTPMILLTLLTGHVADRHDRKKTILFAIFLLTLCSLGLAAISYGKGAIAWIYILLTLIGIGRAFLKPASDAFVWQLIPINMFTNAATWNSSSFQIAAVAGPALGGLAIAILGNATGVYLFSALAALSCFIAVAVIPKRPVTYSSEPISIKALSAGFKFVWHNQLILASISLDLFAVLLGGATALLPIFAKDILQVGPLELGFLQAAPSIGALTMAVIIAHLPPFRRAGLAMLWSVVGFGIVTIIFGLSRWFWLSLLMLVFSGALDMISVVIRHTLVQIRTPENLRGRVAAVNSVFISASNELGGFESGLAAAVFGPILAVVGGGIGTIAVVFATLWLFPSLKNLGALADYREPDLETSEVQTSKV comes from the coding sequence ATGAGTTCCCATCCGCAAAGCCCCAATCAAAAATCTTCGCAAACCTCACCTGAAATTAACCATCTCTCCGATCGCCCTGATCCCTTTGCGGCACTCAGAATTCGTGATTTTCGCCTCTTTGCGATCGGTAGAATTCTCATTTTCACTTCCTTCCAAATGCAAACCGTAGCCCTTGGTTGGGAGATTTATGATCGCACAGGTTCCGCCTTAGCCTTGGGTGGTGTGGGCTTAGCACAAGTCACACCGATGATCCTGTTAACGCTATTAACGGGTCATGTCGCCGATCGCCATGATCGCAAAAAGACAATCCTATTTGCCATTTTCCTGCTCACACTCTGCTCCCTCGGACTTGCGGCGATTTCCTATGGTAAAGGGGCGATCGCATGGATCTATATACTTCTTACCTTGATTGGCATTGGTCGTGCATTCCTGAAACCCGCCAGTGATGCCTTTGTCTGGCAGTTAATCCCCATCAATATGTTTACCAATGCCGCCACTTGGAACAGTAGCAGTTTCCAAATCGCGGCTGTTGCGGGACCCGCTTTAGGTGGATTAGCGATCGCCATTCTCGGTAACGCTACGGGAGTATATCTATTTTCGGCATTGGCGGCGCTATCTTGCTTTATCGCTGTGGCAGTCATTCCCAAACGCCCTGTTACTTATTCTTCAGAACCAATATCGATTAAGGCGCTATCCGCAGGTTTCAAATTTGTTTGGCATAATCAACTAATTCTTGCTTCGATTTCCCTTGATCTGTTTGCAGTTCTTCTTGGCGGCGCAACTGCCCTGTTACCAATTTTTGCGAAGGATATTCTCCAAGTTGGTCCCTTAGAACTCGGCTTTCTCCAAGCTGCGCCATCAATTGGAGCCTTAACGATGGCAGTAATTATCGCTCACTTGCCACCGTTCCGTCGTGCAGGCTTAGCGATGCTCTGGTCAGTAGTTGGGTTCGGCATAGTCACGATTATTTTCGGTCTATCCCGTTGGTTCTGGCTCTCATTGTTGATGTTAGTCTTTAGCGGAGCGCTCGACATGATTAGTGTTGTCATTCGTCATACCCTCGTCCAAATTCGCACCCCCGAAAATTTACGCGGTCGAGTTGCTGCTGTCAATAGCGTCTTTATCAGCGCATCCAATGAGCTAGGCGGCTTTGAGTCAGGTTTAGCAGCAGCAGTATTTGGTCCTATTCTTGCTGTCGTCGGTGGTGGTATTGGCACGATCGCCGTAGTATTTGCTACTCTCTGGTTATTCCCCAGTCTCAAAAATCTCGGCGCATTAGCAGACTATCGCGAACCAGATTTGGAAACATCAGAAGTCCAAACCTCAAAAGTGTAA
- a CDS encoding MarR family winged helix-turn-helix transcriptional regulator, with protein sequence MGSKKSVRQSASESITPVLDSTLSKQCAAKVMETIPLVMRFIRADMRDRKATELSVPQFRTLAFLDRNPGASLVELSEHLGVTCATASANTERLVQRNFVHRCDHPSERRRVSLKLTPDGKAHLDAARDLTRAYIADLLDSLSEEQIAKIDDSLALLYQVFESKSTP encoded by the coding sequence ATGGGATCGAAAAAGTCAGTTCGCCAATCAGCTTCAGAATCCATTACTCCAGTCTTGGACTCCACATTATCCAAACAATGTGCGGCAAAAGTAATGGAAACAATTCCCTTAGTCATGCGATTTATTCGCGCTGATATGCGCGATCGCAAGGCAACTGAACTATCGGTTCCCCAGTTTCGGACTCTAGCTTTTTTAGATCGTAACCCCGGTGCATCCTTAGTCGAACTTTCAGAACATTTAGGCGTAACCTGTGCCACTGCCTCAGCGAATACGGAACGCCTTGTCCAACGCAACTTTGTCCATCGCTGTGACCATCCATCGGAGCGTCGTCGCGTTTCTCTAAAATTGACCCCCGACGGCAAAGCCCATCTTGATGCTGCCAGAGATTTAACCCGTGCCTATATCGCCGATCTGCTGGACTCCCTGAGTGAGGAACAGATCGCCAAAATTGATGACAGTTTAGCGCTTCTCTACCAAGTTTTTGAATCCAAATCTACTCCGTGA
- a CDS encoding ABC transporter permease: MKHLEIGGRLNGWDNLAQGSRRLKKRNLWQAIAEFINKTLIITELEVRKLRHDPTDLIVRAVQPVLWLLIFGQVFTRIRGIPTNGLPYLDFMAAGILAQSVLFVSIFSGGMSLIWERDLGLAHKFLVSPTPRAAIVLGKGVASGVRCLSQVLVVYFLSFALGVQLNFSAIAMLGVLLIVMLGAACFSIFSIIVACLVKSREGFNGMGQLMTMPLFFASNAIYPIEIMPPWLQFVSHINPLTYEVDALRGVMLLNGTSIYGYGFDTVVLVLVLITLTFIGGRLYRQIGM; encoded by the coding sequence GTGAAACATCTAGAAATCGGCGGACGGCTCAACGGTTGGGATAATTTGGCGCAAGGTTCGAGACGGCTTAAAAAACGCAATCTTTGGCAGGCGATCGCTGAATTTATTAATAAGACGCTGATCATTACCGAACTGGAAGTGCGGAAACTGCGTCACGATCCTACGGATCTGATCGTGCGGGCGGTGCAGCCTGTGTTGTGGTTGCTGATCTTCGGACAGGTATTTACGAGGATTCGTGGTATTCCGACCAATGGCTTACCCTATCTAGATTTTATGGCGGCAGGCATTCTTGCTCAGAGTGTTCTCTTTGTATCAATTTTTAGTGGCGGGATGTCGCTAATTTGGGAAAGGGATCTAGGATTAGCCCATAAATTTCTGGTCAGTCCTACTCCTCGCGCCGCCATTGTTTTAGGCAAAGGGGTTGCATCGGGTGTGCGCTGTTTATCACAGGTGTTGGTTGTTTATTTCCTATCCTTTGCTTTGGGAGTGCAGCTTAACTTTAGTGCGATCGCCATGTTAGGTGTCTTACTAATCGTGATGCTCGGCGCAGCTTGTTTCTCAATTTTTTCGATCATCGTGGCGTGTTTAGTCAAATCCCGCGAAGGCTTTAACGGAATGGGACAATTGATGACCATGCCCTTATTCTTCGCCAGTAATGCCATTTATCCGATCGAGATTATGCCGCCTTGGTTGCAGTTTGTGTCCCATATTAACCCCCTGACCTATGAGGTTGATGCCCTGCGGGGGGTGATGCTCCTGAATGGCACAAGTATCTATGGCTATGGCTTTGACACAGTAGTTTTGGTGTTAGTCCTGATTACCCTCACCTTTATTGGTGGTCGCCTATATCGTCAGATTGGAATGTAA
- a CDS encoding ABC transporter ATP-binding protein: MLETRSLTRDFGQMRAVDNVNIQVKAGEVFGLLGPNGAGKSTTIKMLTTLLPPSSGNAAIAGLDLTHQSSEIRRAIGYVPQSLSADGSLTGYENLLIFSKLYDIPRKYRETRIRDVLEFMGLEEAAHRLVRNYSGGMIRRLEVAQSMLHQPQVLFLDEPTVGLDPLARSYVWTLVKQLRERYGTTIILTTHFLEEADSLCDRVAIMQAGKVVITGVPSELKASLNRENATLDDVFIHYTGDQLTTGGGDYRETSRNRRTAQRLG, translated from the coding sequence ATGCTAGAGACGAGATCGCTGACGCGAGATTTTGGACAAATGCGGGCGGTGGATAATGTCAATATTCAGGTCAAAGCGGGTGAGGTATTTGGTTTATTAGGTCCTAATGGGGCTGGCAAAAGTACCACGATTAAAATGCTGACGACGCTCTTGCCTCCCAGTTCTGGTAATGCCGCGATCGCAGGTCTAGACCTCACCCATCAATCTTCCGAAATTCGTCGAGCGATCGGCTATGTGCCGCAGTCACTATCCGCCGACGGTAGCCTCACGGGTTATGAGAACCTATTGATTTTTTCTAAACTCTATGACATTCCTCGCAAATATCGCGAAACCCGCATTCGTGATGTATTGGAATTTATGGGTTTAGAAGAAGCGGCTCATCGGCTGGTACGAAATTATTCGGGCGGGATGATTCGTCGTTTAGAAGTGGCGCAGTCAATGCTGCATCAACCTCAAGTTCTCTTTCTCGATGAGCCAACTGTGGGTCTAGATCCCCTTGCCCGTAGCTATGTCTGGACATTGGTGAAGCAATTACGAGAAAGGTATGGAACCACGATTATCTTGACAACGCATTTTCTGGAAGAAGCTGATAGTTTGTGTGATCGCGTGGCGATTATGCAGGCGGGCAAGGTAGTTATCACAGGCGTTCCTAGCGAACTCAAAGCTTCTCTCAATCGTGAGAATGCCACATTGGACGATGTATTTATCCATTACACAGGCGATCAATTGACAACAGGAGGAGGTGATTATCGTGAAACATCTAGAAATCGGCGGACGGCTCAACGGTTGGGATAA
- the pdxR gene encoding MocR-like pyridoxine biosynthesis transcription factor PdxR, translated as MRIPLNRSAQEPIYLQIRDRISHLITSGALQAGEQLPSIRALAESVQVNKLTVIEAYSVLEADGLVSAKQGAGYFVNNAMLSPERSSTLETDQEVVIPSKWGESFFDQYMDSLQAQLHPDVIDFTSGFPRPSGLEDLAKIARRAMTQVADVLFSYDFPQGQFTLRKQVAQMLAWKLGLEASADNLIITNGSKQALSLAFQYYLRAGDWVIVECPTYHGAIAILEKMGIKVIGIPMQNDGMNLELLHQYLRSHQPKLIYTVSTLHNPTGITTSQSHRRELISLAEKYNCPILEDNAYEGLNFEPAPAPLKVLDRSDLVTYIGTFSKSLMPGLRVGYMVSTGKHYQALVELKLLHDLHVSTVTQAIASEYIASGHYRRHLNHLRTINHQRHDRMLQAMEQHFPSSVRWTVPNGGLFIWVQLPNHTPMQIVGQEAAAQQVLIGRGKLFFPDGQGYPAFRLNFSQSLEDIDRGIAILGNILKQHLA; from the coding sequence ATGAGAATTCCCTTAAATCGCTCTGCCCAAGAGCCAATCTATCTCCAAATCCGCGATCGCATTAGTCATCTGATTACATCGGGAGCGCTGCAAGCAGGAGAGCAACTACCATCGATCCGTGCTCTCGCCGAAAGTGTGCAGGTAAATAAGTTGACTGTGATCGAAGCCTATAGTGTTCTTGAAGCCGATGGTCTAGTGTCTGCTAAGCAAGGCGCAGGCTACTTTGTGAATAATGCGATGCTTTCCCCTGAGCGTAGTTCTACCCTTGAAACCGATCAAGAGGTTGTAATTCCCAGTAAGTGGGGCGAGTCATTTTTCGATCAGTACATGGATTCTCTGCAAGCGCAGCTACATCCCGATGTGATTGACTTTACTTCAGGATTTCCACGCCCATCGGGATTAGAAGATCTGGCTAAAATTGCCCGTAGAGCGATGACTCAGGTAGCTGACGTGCTGTTTAGCTATGACTTCCCCCAAGGACAGTTTACCCTTCGCAAGCAGGTAGCGCAGATGCTCGCATGGAAATTGGGACTGGAGGCATCGGCGGATAATTTGATTATTACTAATGGCTCTAAACAGGCTCTATCCCTAGCATTTCAGTACTATCTCCGTGCAGGGGATTGGGTAATTGTGGAATGTCCGACCTATCATGGCGCGATCGCAATTTTAGAAAAGATGGGTATCAAGGTGATTGGTATTCCCATGCAGAATGATGGCATGAATTTGGAACTGCTCCATCAATATTTGCGTAGTCACCAACCTAAGCTGATCTATACCGTCAGCACCCTGCACAACCCTACAGGAATTACGACATCGCAATCCCATCGCCGCGAGTTAATCTCCCTAGCGGAAAAATATAACTGTCCTATTTTAGAAGACAATGCCTATGAAGGATTGAACTTTGAACCAGCCCCCGCCCCTCTCAAGGTTCTAGATCGTAGTGATTTAGTCACCTACATTGGTACATTCTCCAAATCACTGATGCCGGGGCTGAGAGTCGGCTATATGGTATCTACTGGTAAGCATTATCAAGCTCTAGTGGAACTAAAACTGCTCCATGATTTGCATGTCTCCACCGTAACTCAAGCGATCGCTAGCGAATATATTGCCTCTGGACATTATCGCCGCCATCTTAATCATTTGCGTACCATCAATCACCAAAGACATGATCGAATGCTGCAAGCAATGGAACAGCATTTTCCTAGTTCCGTACGCTGGACAGTTCCCAATGGTGGGTTATTTATCTGGGTACAACTTCCCAATCACACACCAATGCAAATTGTTGGACAGGAAGCCGCCGCGCAACAGGTACTCATTGGCAGAGGTAAGCTGTTTTTCCCTGATGGGCAAGGCTATCCCGCATTTCGCCTCAATTTCTCTCAATCCCTAGAAGATATCGATCGCGGCATTGCCATATTAGGCAATATTCTCAAACAACATCTTGCATAA
- a CDS encoding glutathione binding-like protein, translated as MIELYYWPTPNGHKITIFLEEAELEYEIYPIDIRVGDQFKPEFLNISPNNRMPAIIDRHPSDLGDAISVFESGAILQYLAEKTGKFLPTALRDRTNVMQWLFWQMGGLGPMAGQNHHFSQYAPEKIPYAIDRYVKETNRLYGVLNHQLEGKDYITGEYSIADMASYPWVLLHKHQQQNIEDFPNLQAWLQRIGDRPAVIRAYERAKPFANQPTITEESKKILFGQTAENLQTNK; from the coding sequence ATGATTGAACTCTACTATTGGCCGACTCCAAACGGTCATAAGATTACGATCTTCTTGGAAGAAGCAGAACTAGAGTATGAGATTTATCCCATTGATATTCGCGTTGGCGACCAGTTCAAACCCGAATTCCTGAATATTTCGCCGAACAATCGGATGCCTGCAATCATCGATCGCCATCCATCGGATTTGGGAGATGCCATATCTGTATTTGAGTCGGGAGCGATTTTGCAGTATCTCGCCGAGAAAACAGGAAAATTTTTACCCACAGCTTTGCGCGATCGCACTAATGTCATGCAATGGCTATTCTGGCAAATGGGAGGTTTAGGTCCAATGGCAGGACAAAACCACCATTTCTCGCAATATGCACCCGAAAAAATTCCCTATGCGATTGATCGGTATGTAAAGGAAACCAATCGTCTCTACGGAGTCCTCAATCATCAACTCGAAGGAAAAGACTACATTACTGGCGAATACTCGATCGCTGATATGGCTTCCTACCCTTGGGTACTCCTTCACAAGCATCAACAACAAAATATCGAAGACTTCCCCAATCTTCAGGCTTGGCTGCAACGCATAGGTGATCGCCCTGCGGTGATTCGCGCCTACGAACGCGCTAAACCCTTTGCTAATCAACCAACGATTACCGAAGAAAGCAAGAAAATTCTCTTTGGACAGACTGCGGAAAATTTACAAACTAACAAATAA
- a CDS encoding cadmium resistance transporter: MSWLEGTIATGLAVAVATTLDDNIYLTSFFSRVSRTFRPRHVVVGEFLGFTVLVGISLIGFFVGMVVPDMWIGLLGCLPIIIGINQLLSKEENNDSSDELERVHTEVGRPRIKQSLWSTLRDPKTHRVTAVHISNGGNNIAVYVPLFATCSLPSLGVILSMCYMTVGFWCLCSYSLTRFPGISVLVTRYGSKICPLILIYLGLSILIKAQSYRLILPI, from the coding sequence ATGAGTTGGTTAGAAGGGACAATCGCCACAGGTCTCGCAGTTGCAGTGGCAACAACCCTTGACGATAATATTTATCTCACATCATTCTTCAGTCGAGTAAGTCGCACCTTTCGTCCCCGTCATGTCGTAGTTGGCGAATTCCTTGGATTTACGGTGTTAGTCGGCATTAGTTTGATTGGCTTCTTTGTCGGAATGGTAGTTCCTGACATGTGGATTGGCTTGCTGGGATGCTTACCCATCATTATTGGGATCAATCAGCTACTAAGCAAAGAAGAAAATAATGATAGCTCCGATGAATTAGAGCGTGTCCATACGGAAGTTGGCAGACCTCGCATTAAGCAATCACTATGGTCAACCCTTCGTGATCCTAAGACTCATCGAGTTACTGCTGTCCATATCTCTAATGGAGGCAACAATATCGCAGTCTATGTCCCCTTATTTGCTACTTGTAGCTTACCTAGTCTTGGCGTGATCTTGAGCATGTGCTACATGACTGTTGGTTTCTGGTGTCTATGTTCCTATAGCCTAACTCGCTTCCCTGGAATTTCTGTTTTAGTTACTCGTTATGGCAGCAAAATCTGTCCTCTGATCTTAATTTATCTAGGACTCTCTATTCTGATTAAAGCTCAGTCCTATCGCTTAATTCTTCCTATATAG